From a region of the Armatimonadota bacterium genome:
- the mgtE gene encoding magnesium transporter — protein sequence MSSLLDRTREYLAARQPEGLRALAAELHPADLADLFLQLERPERLTLLLLLDPDRAAQVLEELPDEVRLQLLEHLNDEEASRLLLQMGADEAADVLGELPQDRLRRLLARMGREAEAVQELLRYPEDTAGGLMTTEYVAVRAHLRARDALEELRRVGQEVELPYYVYVVDPEGRLRGVFSLRDLVVAPPDAPVREIMRTDLVTVRPETDREEAARLVEKYDLLALPVCDSQGRMLGIITADDLLRVTAEEGTEDVLRLAGAPAALAGLAGRFPWRWVAKRAGFLAFNLVLDVVAAVLISRFESTLERMVALAFFFPMIAATAGNVGTQSLAVAVRGMATGLLDEDRWRVVVREVLTGALVGGTCGLAAFLFATLWQGNPLLGFVVGGAMSLSLALAAAVGILVPFGFAALRVDPAVASGPLLTTLTDNLSLGLYLILATLVLGGLP from the coding sequence ATGTCCTCCCTGCTGGATCGTACCCGGGAGTACCTGGCGGCCCGGCAACCCGAGGGGTTGCGGGCCCTCGCGGCCGAGCTGCACCCCGCTGACCTCGCGGATCTCTTCCTCCAGCTCGAGCGCCCGGAACGCTTGACCCTGCTGCTCCTCCTGGACCCGGACCGCGCCGCCCAGGTCCTCGAAGAGCTGCCGGACGAGGTGCGCCTGCAACTCCTGGAGCACCTGAACGACGAGGAAGCCAGCCGTCTCCTCCTCCAGATGGGCGCGGACGAGGCCGCGGACGTGCTGGGAGAGCTTCCGCAGGACCGCCTCCGCCGGCTTCTGGCCCGCATGGGACGGGAGGCGGAGGCGGTGCAGGAGCTCCTGCGGTACCCCGAGGACACCGCGGGTGGCCTCATGACCACGGAGTACGTGGCCGTACGCGCCCACCTGCGGGCGCGGGACGCCCTCGAGGAGCTGCGGCGGGTGGGGCAGGAGGTGGAGCTGCCCTACTACGTGTACGTGGTGGACCCGGAGGGCCGGCTGCGGGGCGTGTTCTCCCTCCGGGATCTGGTGGTGGCTCCGCCGGATGCGCCCGTGCGGGAGATCATGCGCACGGACCTCGTCACCGTCCGGCCCGAGACGGACCGGGAAGAGGCGGCGCGGCTGGTGGAGAAGTATGACCTGCTGGCCCTGCCCGTGTGCGACAGCCAGGGGCGGATGCTGGGCATCATCACCGCGGACGACCTTTTGCGGGTGACCGCGGAGGAGGGCACCGAGGACGTGCTGCGTCTGGCGGGCGCTCCGGCTGCCCTGGCAGGGCTTGCGGGGAGGTTCCCCTGGCGGTGGGTGGCAAAGCGCGCGGGCTTTCTGGCCTTCAACCTGGTCCTGGACGTGGTGGCCGCGGTGCTCATCAGCCGGTTCGAGTCCACCCTGGAGCGGATGGTGGCCCTGGCTTTCTTCTTCCCCATGATCGCGGCCACCGCAGGGAATGTGGGAACCCAGTCCCTGGCGGTGGCGGTGCGGGGGATGGCCACGGGACTGTTGGACGAGGACCGCTGGAGGGTGGTGGTCCGGGAGGTGCTGACGGGTGCCTTGGTGGGCGGGACGTGCGGGCTTGCGGCCTTCCTGTTCGCGACCCTGTGGCAGGGGAATCCGCTGCTCGGGTTCGTGGTGGGCGGGGCCATGAGCCTGAGCCTCGCCCTCGCGGCCGCGGTGGGCATCCTGGTGCCGTTTGGCTTCGCGGCACTCCGGGTGGATCCCGCGGTGGCGAGCGGCCCGCTGCTTACGACCCTCACGGACAACCTCTCCCTCGGGCTGTACCTGATCCTGGCCACCCTGGTGCTGGGAGGGCTGCCGTGA
- a CDS encoding sugar ABC transporter permease, with amino-acid sequence MRGSRALSLAPARSLAGPRLRTTLTAYLFLAPALVLLGAFTFAPLAFGTLLAFADYNVLAPPRWVGAENFRTLARDPAFWVALRNSLRYLLVVPAIQVAALALALLVNRRLPGITLFRAAYYVPVITSFAVAGLMWNWMYAQHGVVNWVGLRLGLLARPFDWLNHPTLALYAVMLVTFWKGIGYYMVLYLAGLQAVPQELLEAARVDGAGRVQAFLLVTLPLLRPTLLLCTLLSTLAAVKVFEEVYVMTGGGPFGQTTTALLYVYQKAFQEFRFGLAAAAGLFVAALGLGLSLLYVRLFREGGLRPW; translated from the coding sequence ATGCGCGGCTCTAGAGCCCTCTCCCTCGCCCCGGCCCGCTCCCTCGCGGGGCCGCGGCTGCGCACCACCCTCACGGCCTACCTCTTCCTGGCCCCGGCCCTGGTGCTGCTCGGGGCCTTCACCTTCGCACCCCTCGCCTTCGGCACCCTCCTTGCCTTCGCGGACTACAACGTCCTTGCCCCGCCCCGGTGGGTGGGAGCGGAGAACTTCCGGACCCTCGCGCGGGATCCCGCCTTCTGGGTGGCCCTCCGGAACTCCCTCCGCTACCTCCTGGTGGTGCCCGCCATCCAGGTCGCAGCCCTGGCGCTGGCGCTCCTGGTGAACCGCCGGCTCCCGGGGATCACCCTGTTCCGGGCCGCCTACTACGTCCCCGTGATCACCTCCTTCGCGGTGGCGGGGTTGATGTGGAACTGGATGTACGCCCAGCACGGGGTGGTGAACTGGGTGGGGCTCCGCCTGGGCCTGCTGGCGCGGCCCTTCGACTGGCTCAACCACCCCACCCTCGCCCTCTACGCGGTAATGCTCGTCACCTTCTGGAAGGGGATCGGGTACTACATGGTGCTGTACCTGGCGGGCCTGCAGGCGGTCCCGCAGGAGCTCCTGGAGGCCGCCCGGGTGGACGGCGCGGGTCGGGTTCAGGCGTTCCTCCTCGTCACCCTCCCCCTGCTGCGGCCCACCCTGCTCCTGTGCACCCTCCTCTCCACCCTGGCCGCGGTGAAGGTCTTCGAGGAGGTGTACGTGATGACGGGAGGAGGGCCGTTCGGGCAGACCACCACGGCCCTCCTGTACGTCTACCAGAAGGCTTTCCAGGAGTTCCGGTTCGGGCTCGCGGCCGCCGCGGGGCTGTTCGTGGCCGCCCTGGGCCTCGGGCTCTCGCTGCTATACGTCCGCCTCTTCCGGGAAGGGGGGCTGCGGCCGTGGTGA
- a CDS encoding carbohydrate ABC transporter permease: MVRKLRVALGHALLYGLLCGIALLTLFPFLWTLSTALSTAGGVFTFPPRLIPERPGLANFVEVVQALPVGRYFLNSVLLTVYGVLGTLLVCSLAAYPLARMDFPGRDAILAALLGTLLLPNEAGFVVNFLTLGRLGLVNTYTGVVLPSLASVVGIFLLRQAYLAIPQELLDAARVDGASELRIWARVVLPLSRPALAALGILSSVAYWNAFIWPLVVLRDPDRYPLAVGLLYLQGLFAHNTRLIAAGTVLAMLPILAMFVFAQRSFMRGLEGAVR, encoded by the coding sequence GTGGTGAGGAAACTCCGGGTCGCCCTGGGTCACGCGCTCCTGTACGGGCTGCTCTGCGGGATCGCCCTGCTCACCCTCTTCCCATTCCTGTGGACCCTCAGCACGGCCCTGAGCACCGCGGGAGGCGTCTTTACGTTCCCGCCCCGCCTGATTCCGGAACGCCCGGGGCTTGCGAACTTCGTGGAAGTGGTCCAGGCCCTCCCGGTGGGCCGCTACTTCCTAAACTCCGTGCTCCTCACCGTCTACGGCGTGCTGGGGACGCTTCTCGTGTGCAGCCTCGCCGCCTACCCGCTGGCCCGGATGGACTTTCCGGGCCGGGACGCGATCCTCGCCGCCCTGCTGGGCACGCTGCTCCTGCCGAACGAGGCCGGGTTCGTGGTGAACTTCCTCACCCTCGGAAGGCTGGGGCTTGTGAACACCTACACGGGCGTGGTCCTGCCCTCCCTGGCCTCCGTGGTGGGCATTTTCCTGCTGCGCCAAGCCTACCTCGCCATCCCCCAGGAGCTACTGGATGCGGCCCGGGTGGATGGGGCTTCGGAGCTCCGGATCTGGGCGCGGGTCGTACTTCCCCTCAGCCGCCCCGCCCTCGCGGCTCTGGGGATCCTCTCCTCCGTGGCCTACTGGAACGCCTTCATCTGGCCCCTCGTGGTCCTCCGGGACCCGGACCGGTACCCGCTCGCGGTGGGGCTGCTGTACCTGCAGGGGCTGTTCGCCCACAACACCCGTCTCATCGCTGCGGGCACAGTGCTGGCCATGCTGCCGATCCTGGCGATGTTCGTGTTTGCCCAGCGATCCTTCATGCGGGGACTGGAGGGGGCGGTTCGATGA
- the recO gene encoding DNA repair protein RecO has translation MPVYKAEGIVLGRRNLGEADRILVLLTREHGKLGVKAKAVRRPGSRLAGRLEPFTHARFLLARGRTLDVVAQVEVIESFAALRTDLLRTAWASVCAELTDRMLGELEPHPEVFEALRQAQELLADGDPEVATLWYVLRLVSLLGYRPVLDRCAVCGQRVQGAGGWHVVDGGLLCVACALRDPRAHGIRGETVGALRFLSRARPPHLARLRLSPSARAEALDALVTYAEARMEGRLRSLGVLRDLQASARPPGGDILEARNP, from the coding sequence ATGCCGGTCTACAAAGCGGAAGGGATCGTGCTGGGCCGCCGCAACCTGGGGGAGGCGGACCGGATCCTCGTCCTCCTCACCCGGGAGCACGGGAAGCTCGGGGTGAAGGCGAAAGCGGTGCGCCGCCCCGGTAGCCGCCTGGCGGGCCGGCTCGAGCCCTTCACCCACGCCCGGTTTCTCCTGGCCCGGGGCCGGACTTTAGACGTGGTGGCCCAGGTGGAGGTGATCGAGAGCTTCGCCGCCCTGCGCACCGACCTCCTCCGTACCGCCTGGGCCTCGGTGTGCGCGGAACTCACGGATCGGATGCTCGGAGAGCTGGAGCCGCACCCCGAGGTGTTCGAGGCCCTGCGGCAGGCCCAGGAGCTCCTGGCGGATGGGGATCCGGAGGTGGCGACGTTGTGGTACGTCCTGCGCCTCGTGAGCCTGCTGGGCTACCGGCCCGTGCTCGACCGGTGTGCGGTGTGCGGACAGCGGGTGCAGGGAGCGGGGGGGTGGCACGTGGTGGACGGCGGGCTTCTGTGCGTGGCCTGTGCCCTCCGGGATCCCCGGGCGCACGGGATCCGCGGGGAAACCGTGGGAGCTCTGCGGTTTCTGAGCCGCGCCCGGCCCCCCCATCTCGCCCGGCTTCGGCTGAGTCCCTCTGCCCGGGCGGAGGCCTTGGATGCCTTGGTGACGTATGCGGAGGCCCGCATGGAGGGGCGCCTGCGCAGTCTGGGGGTCCTCCGGGACCTGCAGGCCTCCGCGCGGCCGCCCGGAGGGGATATACTCGAGGCGAGGAATCCCTGA
- a CDS encoding FAD-dependent oxidoreductase: MTTPPIVEVDRTWDVIVVGGGTAGAMAGIAAARMKARTLVVEAFGFLGGTATGALVTPMMRNTAGGANLNRGLTEELKARLRARGDAGISPDGNDNWFNPEGMKFVLEEMLLEAGGEVLYHTHFVHPEVEGGWVHGILVHNKGGLWRLRARVFVDATGDADLAARAGAPYAGGDEAGVHQAMTLRFHLGHVDLSRLHDFLVGIGMPQLGPRFLHLWMVWGRGSPLEPLFRRAVEEGVLLERDGDYFQAFSVPGRPGELSFNCPRIRSDLHDGTDPWQLSAAQVDGRRAIERLVAFCRRYLPGCEHAYVVMVAPMVGVRETRRIVGDYVLTLEDILQCRTFPDAICRNHYPVDIHPVRGERLRYEDRGEAPYFRPEAYHEIPYRCLIPRGLENVLVAGRCISATFEAQASIRIQQNAHAMGQAAGVAAALAALRGVGVREVDGRALRELLRQQGAYL, encoded by the coding sequence ATGACGACACCGCCGATCGTGGAGGTGGACCGGACCTGGGACGTGATCGTGGTGGGCGGGGGCACCGCGGGGGCCATGGCGGGAATCGCGGCCGCCCGCATGAAGGCCCGCACCCTGGTGGTGGAGGCCTTCGGGTTTCTGGGCGGGACCGCCACGGGGGCCCTCGTCACCCCCATGATGCGCAACACCGCGGGCGGGGCGAACCTCAACCGGGGGCTCACGGAGGAGCTCAAGGCCCGGCTACGAGCCCGCGGAGATGCCGGGATCAGCCCCGACGGCAACGACAACTGGTTCAACCCCGAGGGGATGAAGTTCGTGCTGGAGGAGATGCTGCTCGAGGCCGGCGGGGAGGTGCTCTACCACACCCACTTCGTGCACCCGGAGGTGGAAGGGGGATGGGTGCACGGGATCCTGGTGCACAACAAGGGGGGGCTATGGCGACTGCGGGCCCGGGTGTTCGTGGATGCCACCGGGGACGCGGACCTGGCGGCGCGGGCGGGCGCGCCGTACGCAGGCGGGGATGAGGCCGGGGTCCACCAGGCGATGACCCTCCGGTTCCACCTGGGCCACGTGGATCTATCCCGCCTCCACGACTTCCTTGTGGGGATCGGCATGCCGCAGCTGGGCCCGCGGTTCCTGCACCTGTGGATGGTGTGGGGCCGGGGCTCGCCGCTGGAACCCCTCTTCCGGCGGGCCGTGGAGGAGGGGGTGCTGCTCGAGCGGGACGGCGATTACTTCCAGGCCTTCAGCGTGCCCGGCCGGCCCGGGGAACTCTCCTTCAACTGCCCCCGCATCCGATCCGACCTCCACGACGGCACGGACCCCTGGCAGCTCTCGGCGGCCCAGGTGGACGGGCGCCGGGCCATCGAGCGGCTCGTGGCGTTTTGCCGTCGTTACCTCCCCGGCTGCGAGCACGCTTACGTGGTGATGGTGGCGCCCATGGTGGGCGTGCGGGAGACCCGGAGGATCGTGGGCGACTACGTGCTCACCCTGGAGGACATCCTCCAGTGCCGTACCTTCCCGGATGCCATCTGCCGCAACCATTACCCCGTGGACATCCACCCGGTGCGGGGCGAGCGGCTCCGGTACGAGGACCGGGGGGAAGCTCCGTACTTCCGGCCCGAGGCCTACCATGAGATCCCGTATCGGTGTCTGATCCCGCGGGGGCTGGAGAACGTGCTGGTGGCGGGGCGGTGCATCTCCGCCACCTTCGAGGCCCAGGCTTCCATCCGCATCCAGCAGAACGCCCATGCCATGGGCCAGGCTGCGGGCGTGGCCGCGGCTCTCGCGGCCCTGCGGGGCGTGGGCGTGCGGGAGGTGGACGGCCGGGCGCTCCGGGAGCTTTTGCGGCAGCAGGGGGCGTACCTGTGA
- the mgtE gene encoding magnesium transporter has translation MSRLGEWLRQLLRDPARVGEALRETHPADVAEALKRLSDPEARQVLEALGARGAEVMAYLPPERQRTLLQEVPPDLQIEILGGMSTDDAADLLGSLRPEEARTLLDRMAPAEAEDVRRLLRYRPQTAGGRMTPEFVAVHQDQTVEEALEHLRRAAPAAETVYYVYVVDSEGRLRGVVSLRDLIVARPESRIAAVMTTRVVSVQAEDDQETVARLFEKYGLLALPVVDRAGRLLGVVTVDDVLDVVEEEATEDAYRLTGLVEAVEVEPSPWRRALRRLPWLLALMGLEAVAARVVGHFEHTLQALVALAFFIPMLNDQAGNMGIQCAAIAVRAIATGEVDRRTYRAFVLREGLVGLLSALLSAGVAAAIGWVWWQDPRLSLALAATVFAVMNLAALLGSLVPLGLTLLRRDPAVASGPFITSLMDLVTVTVYFTVAVRLLRLGG, from the coding sequence GTGAGCCGGCTTGGGGAGTGGTTGCGCCAGCTTCTGCGGGATCCGGCCCGCGTGGGGGAGGCCCTGCGCGAAACCCACCCCGCGGACGTGGCAGAAGCCCTCAAGCGCCTGTCGGATCCGGAGGCGAGGCAGGTGCTGGAGGCCCTAGGAGCTCGGGGTGCGGAGGTGATGGCGTATCTCCCGCCCGAGCGCCAGCGGACCCTGCTCCAGGAGGTCCCTCCTGACCTCCAGATCGAGATCCTCGGGGGGATGAGTACGGACGACGCCGCAGACCTCCTGGGAAGCCTGCGGCCCGAGGAGGCCCGTACCCTCCTGGACCGGATGGCGCCCGCGGAGGCGGAGGACGTCCGCCGGCTCCTGCGCTACCGGCCGCAGACCGCGGGCGGCCGGATGACCCCGGAGTTCGTGGCGGTGCACCAGGACCAGACGGTCGAAGAGGCCCTGGAGCACCTGCGGCGCGCGGCACCTGCCGCGGAGACCGTGTACTACGTGTACGTGGTGGACTCGGAAGGCCGGCTGCGGGGCGTGGTGAGTCTGCGGGACCTCATCGTGGCCCGCCCGGAATCCCGCATCGCCGCGGTGATGACCACCCGGGTGGTCTCCGTGCAGGCGGAGGACGATCAGGAGACCGTGGCCCGCCTGTTCGAGAAGTACGGGTTACTTGCCCTTCCCGTGGTGGACCGGGCCGGCAGGCTCCTGGGCGTGGTCACCGTGGACGATGTCCTGGACGTGGTGGAGGAAGAGGCCACGGAGGACGCGTACCGGCTCACGGGGCTGGTGGAGGCGGTGGAGGTGGAACCCTCCCCTTGGCGGCGGGCCCTGCGGCGGCTCCCGTGGCTGTTGGCCCTCATGGGGCTGGAGGCCGTGGCGGCCCGGGTGGTGGGACACTTCGAGCACACCCTGCAGGCCCTGGTGGCCCTCGCCTTCTTCATCCCCATGCTGAACGACCAGGCGGGGAACATGGGGATCCAGTGCGCGGCCATCGCGGTGCGGGCCATCGCCACGGGAGAGGTGGATCGCCGGACGTATCGGGCCTTCGTGCTCCGCGAGGGGTTGGTGGGCCTCCTGTCGGCCCTGCTGAGCGCCGGGGTGGCCGCGGCGATCGGGTGGGTGTGGTGGCAGGACCCTCGCCTGAGCCTGGCCCTGGCGGCCACGGTCTTCGCGGTGATGAACCTGGCGGCCCTCTTGGGCTCCCTCGTCCCCCTCGGGCTCACGCTCCTGCGGCGGGATCCCGCGGTGGCCTCCGGTCCCTTCATCACCTCCCTGATGGACCTCGTGACCGTCACCGTGTACTTCACCGTGGCGGTACGGCTGTTGCGGCTGGGGGGCTAG
- a CDS encoding N-acetylmannosamine-6-phosphate 2-epimerase, with protein MGYALIGRLRGGLVVSCQALPGEPLFGPDLMARMAVAAYEGGAVGIRANSREDIRAIRRTVPLPVIGLIKRTYPDSPVTITPTLREAEEAIGAGAHILALDATGRPRPGGVPLPQLVREIRGRWGIPLWADVSNVEEGVEAARMGFDVVATTLAGYTEAPGPRDPYAPDFALLKRLVETVTERFGVPVVAEGRIWEPHQARRCLELGAFAVVVGSAITRPQLITRRFVTAMKGGEHA; from the coding sequence ATGGGGTACGCGCTCATCGGGCGCCTGCGGGGAGGACTCGTGGTCTCCTGCCAAGCCCTTCCCGGAGAGCCGCTTTTCGGCCCTGACCTCATGGCCCGGATGGCGGTGGCGGCGTACGAGGGAGGTGCGGTCGGAATCCGGGCGAACTCCAGGGAGGACATCCGGGCCATCCGGAGGACGGTGCCGCTCCCGGTGATCGGGCTTATCAAGCGCACCTATCCGGACTCCCCCGTCACCATCACCCCGACCCTCCGGGAAGCGGAGGAGGCCATCGGGGCGGGCGCCCACATCCTCGCCCTGGACGCCACCGGCCGGCCCCGACCCGGAGGGGTCCCGCTTCCACAGCTCGTGCGGGAGATCCGCGGGCGCTGGGGGATTCCCCTCTGGGCGGACGTGAGCAACGTGGAGGAGGGAGTGGAGGCGGCCCGGATGGGATTCGACGTGGTGGCCACCACCCTGGCGGGGTACACGGAGGCCCCCGGACCCCGTGATCCCTATGCTCCGGATTTCGCACTGCTCAAGCGCTTGGTGGAGACGGTGACGGAGCGGTTCGGGGTCCCCGTGGTGGCGGAGGGTCGGATCTGGGAGCCGCATCAGGCGCGGCGGTGTTTGGAGCTGGGCGCATTTGCGGTGGTGGTCGGAAGCGCCATCACCCGCCCTCAGCTCATCACGCGGCGGTTTGTGACGGCCATGAAGGGAGGAGAGCATGCGTAG
- a CDS encoding sugar ABC transporter substrate-binding protein, whose amino-acid sequence MRRTLGIAIASLLLTASVQAGAPEIRLEFWTISLRPFFTDYITELARTYERQNPGVRVRWVDQPVGAVVQKLLGSLAAGTPPDVVNLNVPMTAELAQQGGLFPLGDLLRPEDRDRYFEGMLRSFEIAGKLYGLPWYVAPPVVAYHVGIWRRAGLDPDRPPRTAEELVAYAKRIKDRTGLYGFMPNVDGTNLLQRFQEAGLPILAGGRAVFHSDRHVRELERWVRLFRQDYFPEETLRRGYLGATERYTAGQLGMLITGPQFLLRVRHDNRAVYDQTRVGPYPLDRGRVIHAPLMGLAVPRTTRHPREAVRFALYVTEDRNQLAFCRIVTIFPTTKAAARDPFFTRLPPKPTPEDHARVLDARQLPYARDLTVVVPHQGELMKAFRDNVEAAFFGRKTPKQALDDAVRFWNARL is encoded by the coding sequence ATGCGTAGGACCCTGGGCATCGCCATCGCGTCCCTCCTGCTGACCGCGTCGGTCCAGGCGGGAGCGCCGGAGATCCGCCTGGAGTTCTGGACCATCTCCCTGCGGCCTTTCTTCACGGACTACATCACGGAGCTCGCCCGCACCTACGAGCGGCAGAACCCCGGCGTGCGGGTGCGGTGGGTGGATCAGCCCGTGGGCGCCGTGGTGCAGAAGCTCCTGGGAAGCCTCGCGGCGGGAACCCCCCCGGACGTGGTAAACCTCAACGTCCCCATGACCGCGGAGCTGGCCCAGCAGGGGGGGCTCTTTCCGCTCGGGGATCTGTTGCGGCCCGAGGACCGCGACCGGTACTTCGAGGGGATGCTCCGGTCCTTCGAGATCGCGGGGAAGCTCTACGGCCTCCCCTGGTACGTGGCGCCCCCCGTGGTGGCCTACCACGTGGGGATCTGGCGGCGGGCCGGGCTGGACCCGGATCGCCCGCCCCGCACCGCGGAGGAGCTGGTCGCGTACGCGAAGCGGATCAAGGACCGCACGGGCCTGTACGGGTTTATGCCCAACGTGGACGGCACGAACCTCCTGCAGCGGTTCCAGGAAGCGGGGCTTCCCATCCTGGCGGGAGGACGGGCGGTTTTTCACTCCGACCGTCACGTGCGGGAGCTCGAGCGGTGGGTGCGGCTCTTCCGGCAGGACTACTTCCCCGAGGAGACCCTGCGCCGGGGGTATCTGGGGGCCACGGAGCGCTACACCGCGGGACAGCTCGGCATGCTCATCACGGGCCCGCAGTTCCTGCTCCGGGTGCGGCACGACAACCGCGCGGTCTACGACCAGACGCGGGTGGGGCCCTATCCCCTCGACCGGGGCCGGGTGATCCACGCACCCCTCATGGGCCTCGCGGTTCCCAGGACCACCCGGCACCCGCGGGAGGCGGTGCGGTTCGCCCTGTACGTGACGGAGGACCGCAACCAGCTGGCCTTCTGCCGGATCGTCACCATCTTCCCCACCACCAAGGCCGCGGCCCGGGATCCCTTCTTCACCCGGCTTCCGCCGAAGCCCACCCCGGAGGACCACGCGCGCGTCCTCGACGCCCGCCAGCTCCCCTATGCCCGGGACCTCACCGTGGTGGTGCCGCACCAGGGGGAGCTCATGAAGGCCTTCCGGGACAACGTGGAGGCCGCCTTCTTCGGCCGCAAGACACCCAAGCAGGCCCTGGACGACGCGGTGCGCTTTTGGAATGCGCGGCTCTAG
- a CDS encoding dihydrofolate reductase family protein produces the protein MRRLIPDCREEALEDLYADLRFPDRPDRPHVVLHLVMSADGGATLRGRTGGMGGPADRLAFRRLREACDAILVGAGTVREEAYRPPALSPEAQARRIARGLAPLPRLVILTARAALDPAHRVFSDPGRAPLVVAPEDADTEALDGIARVAEVMRCGRGEVDLPRLLGLLRPRGIRWVVCEGGPVLAAQLLALDLVDELFLTLAPWVVGSGERRLVDGVLNPPRRLHLLEAREHGGDLLLRYALVPKEEPPAG, from the coding sequence ATGCGTCGGTTGATCCCGGATTGCCGGGAGGAGGCCCTGGAGGACCTGTACGCGGACCTGCGGTTCCCCGACCGCCCGGACCGGCCTCACGTGGTCCTGCACCTGGTGATGAGCGCGGACGGGGGGGCGACGCTCCGGGGGAGGACCGGAGGGATGGGGGGTCCCGCGGACCGTCTGGCGTTCCGCCGTCTGCGGGAAGCCTGCGACGCCATCCTGGTGGGCGCGGGCACCGTGCGGGAGGAGGCCTACCGACCGCCCGCCCTTTCTCCGGAAGCCCAGGCCCGCCGCATCGCCCGGGGACTCGCCCCGCTCCCGCGCCTCGTGATCCTCACCGCCCGGGCTGCCTTAGACCCGGCCCACCGGGTTTTCTCCGATCCGGGCCGGGCACCCCTCGTGGTCGCTCCCGAGGACGCGGACACGGAGGCCCTGGATGGGATCGCCCGGGTGGCGGAGGTGATGCGGTGCGGGCGGGGAGAGGTAGACCTTCCCCGGCTGCTGGGCCTCCTGCGGCCACGGGGGATCCGGTGGGTGGTGTGCGAGGGCGGACCGGTGTTGGCCGCCCAGCTCCTGGCCCTGGACCTCGTGGACGAACTCTTCCTCACCCTGGCGCCCTGGGTGGTGGGCTCCGGCGAGCGCCGCCTCGTGGACGGGGTATTGAACCCTCCCCGGCGGCTGCACCTCCTGGAAGCCCGGGAGCACGGGGGGGACCTCCTGCTGCGATACGCCCTGGTCCCGAAAGAGGAACCGCCCGCGGGATAA